A segment of the Babesia microti strain RI chromosome II, complete genome genome:
CCGATGACTCTGGATCGTCGTAAATTTTCCGAAGCTGGGCTAGGTGGCCCGGGCgcaaaaaatacataatgTCCGTAAACGCCCTTTTGGCCAACTCTGTAAGGATATTTGAAGGTAAAAATAACCTTTTTCCTCCATTTATATCGCAGGAATCGCCAACGTCATTGGTGGCTGTTAATGATTGGGAAAGATGATCAATCCTTTCAAATTTAGGGTTGTATCCACAATGCTTAGGTATAACATTTACGTATGACTCGTCAAATTTAACTGTAGAATTATATCTTTTGGTATATAATCTGTAAAAAAATCGTTTTCCAATATAGAGCGGTGATGCAGGGTGTGGCACCATCTCTTAGTGTGTGGGCAGCGACATGGGTGTGATTAATAGGGGGTTAATACTAGTGATAATTGTGCTACTGATTATACTACAGTGTTTTGCAATTGATTATGATctcaattttttgaaatgcGGAGAGAAGGTCCTTTACACACTCACTTTAGATATACCTCTTGGTAAGTAATTGGCTTATTCAGCGTTTTACTTGTTATATTCGCTAATTAGAATGCAAAGATTATCAAATGGGAGTTTATCTATACAATGGATGATCTATAGCATTTCAATTGCGGTGAAATTTTACTATTTGACGTATCCCTATGAAAGTATTACTCCACTTGATGGATTTAAACATCTATACTGGGCGACATACATTACAAAACACCAAGGTATGGGTAggaataatatttttaaatgcgaattctaatatttattgatcAATTGGCaagttaattaataaaattgttaacaTAGGCCACTTTGCATTAACTCCActgatatatttgttgtatCACAAACTATGCATAGAACTCTCAAATATTTCAGTCTGGCTCCATGAAATGTTACATGCAGATCTATGTATTTCAActataattgatatttggGATGTTATAAGTGTTGCCCATAGTATCCCCAATCTTACCCAATACAAGAATATAATGTTTATGTTTGTTATATGTAGCATTATTTCATTGGGTCTGGTATTACCAACTACCGGTATACAGGTAATAAGTCTTTGAAATAGGTTAGGTGTAAGACGAGTGATTGGCGCAGGAATTCAGACATTTTCATAATAGTCAAATTCACTTACTTGGTGggattatttttaatagaTATACCATTTTTAACTTATCGCATTTACGATCTATCACAGGGAaacttttcaattttgtttGTGAAGAATTTTTTGTTCATATTTATACGTTCTTTTCGACTTGCAATTTGGCAGTTGGCCTACAGAGACGCAGTAAAATGGAACGAGGGGTCTAAATCTAGcgattgtttaataaagGATGCGATCGATTTTAGTTCTCAGTCCTATGAAAAGGAACCTGATAAAATTGGTCAACTAAGGGATAGTATAAgcaatgtaaataatattattattggcGATGGTACCAGTAAAACAATAATTGATTCTAAAAAGTACAGCATTTATAAATCTAAATTGACTAGAGATTTTACCAGAACAAATTTCCACAAGTCAACACTGCGCAGATTAGGATTTAAGGATAAAAGTACTCTAATATTTGAGAGGTCTGACAGCGAGAAGAAGGAAATTGATGTCAGTGGCTTTGATTTAGACATTAATATGCGAGAATATTTGCAACAATTTGTGGCAATGTGCTCAAAAAGTTGCGTTACTTGTTGTGAAAAATACGTTTCAGATGATATAACACTATCGTTACTAAAACGAATACGTTTAGTTACGGCATTTAACATACAACCCGTAGCGCACCTAGCCATTCTTTTGATTGTCGTATTAGATTGCTATAATCGCACTAGTCTATTAACTTTAACAATTGTACTGGGGATTATGATTTTTCTGTGCGATTTCTACACAGCACCACTTCTTGACGTACTGTACAATACAATGTACGCCATAGTAGCATTGGTATCTGCTGGCTATTCAATTGATACATTTTGGAAAGTAAACAGGTTTTACATACGTATATTTGTCATTATCGCATTTTCATTGTTTCCAACATTGGTTATTATACCCAACTTCATGTCCAGCCTATCTGCTATTACCAATGTCCCTTATGCCTGCcacaaaataataattatgtcGTGTAGGTGGTGCATTGCCCCAATATCCCACCATGGAATTATTTTGGGCGGTGAAGTAATCAAGAATGTAATCCTTACAGATCATTTGTTACAGGCACACTGGACAGGGGTGACGTTGCTAATGGTTTctaaaattttttgtatcGTCCTATCCCCAAACTGGATCATATATCTTATTCACATAGGGTTGTCAATTTCCTATGCAATTCTATCACAAACGGTTAGAATTTTACAGCAAAGAAAGTACGAGATACAATTTCTTCAGAAACCATCACAACCTAGGAGATCTTCGTTTTCCCCCTTTGATGATGAATTGGGATATATTAGTAGGTTTGGATTGTTTTCCTGCCCTGGACATTTGTTACCgccaattatttaattgaaGAATCTCAGTGAATGGCGGGTTGTTAAGCGTTTATACCAATTTACTCGATTAACtgtattttaatatatgaatTCCTATAGAGACATTAAAATAGCTCTGAAACTAGTTAAATTGATTGGTCGGTCAGAATATCTCATGAATATCGTTTGACTAGCTTACTGGTTTAGatattaatgtataataataattacaattgataattataaaattgttgattgaattgttttaaatatacacaGAACTTGATCTtcacatattattaaacGAAACAATCCGTTCTTTAACGCTAATCCTGTGTTGTTAAGTGACTGGTAACTTtccatattatataaatcaaaattgttaatacatatcatatttttctTAGCTTTAAACACATACACGCATCCCATTTACATTTCAATCAAACTCTGTCCAATTGCTGCCTGCAAATTCTCATCCTAAATAACAAACATATTACATGCTCATCTGAGTCGACATTGGAATGCTCCGAATTTTGTGATTGAGATAATGTTGATCTGGACATGCTAGCCCTCCACGaactaatttaattttttcttaCGATCCTCCGAATAAACATTCAGAAAACGATGAGTCTGGCGGTCTCACATAGTCTTCATGCGCCATACTTTCAACCCTTGCCTCATTTCCCATCTCCTCTTGCAGTTTACGGCACAATATTTCACTGGCAAGATCGGGATCAGTCTTAGCCACTAAATGAAGGGACGCTTACGTTCGTCTAGGTCTATTTCCAAATCACAATTTTGAGGGTTTTTTAGGTTATTTGGTGGATTTGAGTGGGTTGGATGAATAGTGTTGCTTGGAGTAGATTCTGTTCCCAGAGCTTGTTTTTGCGTCTCAGAAACTTGTCCAGTGCGGGAGCGATAGGCTGCTTGGTGCCGTTTTATGTACTCGTCCATATCCCACCCTATCTCAATGGGGGGTGGGGAACGTATGTAAGTGTTTAAGATGcttaattttatgtttttgttttaaaacaagcaaaaatttgatcaaCTCTAGTAAAAAATCTATAACAactaaattacaaataGTACACTGCAGTATGGCACTATGTCTACATGTGTTACTGTGTGGGCTTATAAATATAAGTCTCCCGTTTGTGCTTCCTATGGTTCGGGGAGTATCTGTCGTGATGTAAATTGTACCCTCCCCAACCTTTTGTTTGCTGTCTAGTATTTAAAGGCTCATGCCTTGTCGTAGTCTAAATTGGCAATGCCTTACTTGCTGTTGGATGACAATGTCTAGCACAAAAGGAATAGACTGAAGCTCTCTTTGGTGCTGTACCTGAAGGCCCCGTAGGCAGGCAGAGACCTCCAAATGAAAGGTCGAGCTTTCTGGTGTAAAAGTGCTTCCGCACTCTTCTTGGCGTAATCCTCCAAACTGAATTAACCAATTGTATTTGCTAATGTTACATGGGTTAAGTAAGAGGACCAGATCAAGACAGTAAGTTTTCCCTCAACAACACAAAAAATGCATCATTTAACATTAGAAGAAACATTcacaaaataaattatactttgttgtttataataataaaggTGTTTAATATCTATATTGGACTTACATGGgaatatttgcaaatgtCATTCAAAGTGTCAAGTTCGCTAGGCATAACAAACTCCTCTGGAATAATACCCGTCTTGAAACACTGCAATAGTAGAGCATGTCTcctaaataactaaatatgATTACCTTTGCACTGTCCTAGCAAATGTCTTGGATTTAATACGTCTAGTTATAGTATTGACATGATTTGTCCACACTGGCAGAAATGTACGCAGTGAAGTGGGGCTCtgatttaattgtataacCTACAGGATATGCCGCCACTGCAAATGGAAGCCAAGTGGAGACAGAAATATCAAAAACTGTATCTTTTAATCTCAGAGCCAAAATACGCCATAGGAGATCGAGAGTGTCATCTCGGTAATCCAATTCACCTATGTTAACTGCTTGAATAGtatgtttaaattattaagaTATATAATCTGggaaattatattgtaaatgtaaACCTACTAGCCGCAACAAGGGTATATGCAATAACTAGTATATCTTGTGATAAGTCACGTTTGTGTAACGTTTTTGAGgattgtgtaaatatctCCGAATGATACTcttgcaataaataatgtttaattatttcaagGGCCCCTTGTACAAGATCCAAATCCCTTATCCTGACTCTAGCTAATGCAGAGAGGACTATTGCCAGTTGGTGCGGGGTGAATTGGTCAAGTTTCT
Coding sequences within it:
- a CDS encoding hypothetical protein (overlaps_old_locusTagID:BBM_II02270) translates to MDEYIKRHQAAYRSRTGQVSETQKQALGTESTPSNTIHPTHSNPPNNLKNPQNCDLEIDLDELAKTDPDLASEILCRKLQEEMGNEARVESMAHEDYVRPPDSSFSECLFGGSSWRASMSRSTLSQSQNSEHSNVDSDEHDENLQAAIGQSLIEM
- a CDS encoding hypothetical protein (overlaps_old_locusTagID:BBM_II02265), coding for MGVINRGLILVIIVLLIILQCFAIDYDLNFLKCGEKVLYTLTLDIPLAFYLLYSLIRMQRLSNGSLSIQWMIYSISIAVKFYYLTYPYESITPLDGFKHLYWATYITKHQGHFALTPLIYLLYHKLCIELSNISVWLHEMLHADLCISTIIDIWDVISVAHSIPNLTQYKNIMFMFVICSIISLGLVLPTTGIQVRCKTSDWRRNSDIFIIVKFTYLVGLFLIDIPFLTYRIYDLSQGNFSILFVKNFLFIFIRSFRLAIWQLAYRDAVKWNEGSKSSDCLIKDAIDFSSQSYEKEPDKIGQLRDSISNVNNIIIGDGTSKTIIDSKKYSIYKSKLTRDFTRTNFHKSTLRRLGFKDKSTLIFERSDSEKKEIDVSGFDLDINMREYLQQFVAMCSKSCVTCCEKYVSDDITLSLLKRIRLVTAFNIQPVAHLAILLIVVLDCYNRTSLLTLTIVLGIMIFLCDFYTAPLLDVLYNTMYAIVALVSAGYSIDTFWKVNRFYIRIFVIIAFSLFPTLVIIPNFMSSLSAITNVPYACHKIIIMSCRWCIAPISHHGIILGGEVIKNVILTDHLLQAHWTGVTLLMVSKIFCIVLSPNWIIYLIHIGLSISYAILSQTVRILQQRKYEIQFLQKPSQPRRSSFSPFDDELGYISRFGLFSCPGHLLPPII